A window of the Lepus europaeus isolate LE1 chromosome 5, mLepTim1.pri, whole genome shotgun sequence genome harbors these coding sequences:
- the LOC133760941 gene encoding large ribosomal subunit protein eL37-like, with protein MMKGTSSFGKRRNKTHTLCRRCGSKAYHLQKSTCGKCGYPAKRKRKYNWSAKAKRRNTTGTGRMRHLKIVYRRFRHGFREGTTPKPKRAAVAASSSS; from the coding sequence ATGATGAAGGGGACGTCATCGTTTGGAAAGCGTCGCAACAAGACGCACACGCTGTGCCGCCGCTGCGGCTCTAAGGCCTACCACCTTCAGAAGTCGACGTGTGGCAAATGCGGCTATCCTGCCAAGCGCAAGAGAAAGTATAACTGGAGTGCCAAGGCTAAAAGACGAAATACCACTGGGACTGGTCGGATGAGGCACCTAAAAATTGTATACCGCAGATTCAGGCATGGATTCCGTGAAGGAACAACACCTAAACCCAAGAGGGCAGCCGTTGCAGCATCCAGTTCATCTTGA